In one Selenihalanaerobacter shriftii genomic region, the following are encoded:
- a CDS encoding helix-turn-helix domain-containing protein encodes MRQSNYIIEREKGKHLKLGARKIIAHLYNKQNKNYSEIAREMNCHRTTISREIKKGLTTFKNADWSD; translated from the coding sequence ATGCGTCAAAGTAATTATATCATAGAAAGAGAAAAAGGGAAACATTTAAAACTAGGAGCTCGTAAGATTATTGCTCATTTATATAATAAGCAAAATAAAAATTATAGTGAAATAGCCCGAGAAATGAACTGTCATAGGACAACAATAAGCCGAGAAATAAAAAAGGGTTTAACTACTTTTAAAAACGCAGATTGGTCTGATA